The stretch of DNA CGCAAAAGACTCTCCACCTGCGCCTCCGCCGACTCGCCCAGCAGCGCCTTGAGTTCGGGTTCCTGCGAGACCAGCGAAAGCGAAGGCTGATAGAGGCAGGTGATTAAATTCGAGGTTTTCGCCGACAGCGGCTTCATAGCCACCACCCCAACGTCATGCGCTTTTGCAACGGGCAGCAGCACCTCCAGCGCCTGCCGCGTCACCACATTAAGAGGCACCAGCACCGTGTCAAACTCGCCGCTTGCCACCGCCTCCGCCAGCACTGCCGGCTTATGCCCCGTGATGCCCACGAAATCCACCAAGCCCTCACGGCGCGCCTCCTTGCAAGTCTGCAGCGAACCATCCTCACCCATGGCTTTGCGCAGGGTTTTTTGGTCGTCGATGCCGTGGAGCTGGAGGATGTCAAGGTGGTCGGTGCGCAGGTTCTTGAGGCTGACTTTAAAATCATCCATCGATTCCCGTTTGGTGCGGCTGCCCGTTTTGGTGGCGATTACGCATCTGCCTCGGACATTCTCGAGTGCTGCGCCGATTTTTTCCTCACTGTCTCCATCCCAGCGTGCAGTATCAAAATAGTTAATGCCTAACTCGAAGGCGCGGCGCACCACCGCCACGGCTTGCTCGACGGGAACCTCAGCTATCCAGGTGCCGCCAAACCCCACCTGCGACACCGCCAGGTTGGTTCTGCCCAGCCGCCGCTTATCCACCGCCCTCACCTAAGCGGTTCCGCTGGCTTTGCGTGTGCCATGGAAAATGCGGGTTTTGGCGAAGTTCAAGAAGCCCTCGCGTTTGGCTCGCTTGTAAATCTGCCGTGGCGTCATATGGAACTCCTTAAAGAAGCGGCGCTGAATCGCCTGGAGGTCCTCGTAGGTGTACTCGTCGCTTTTGACGCTGAGCAGGTACTCGTCGAGTTTAGTGTATTTGCCGCTCTCAAGCAGCTCGTTGTAGAGTTTGCTGTCGGGGTAGGCGATGAAGGTGTTGAATTGGCACCAGTCAGGGTCAAGTTTCTTAGCGAATTTAAGTGAGGCTTCCATGTCCGCGAGGGTTTCGTCGGGCAAGCCCAGCATGAAGCTGCAGGCGGTTTTGATGCCGTGCTTCTTGGCAAGCTTAAACGCGGTTTGCACCTGCTCGGGCGTGGTGTTTCTGCCGATGCGTTTGAGAATCCGCGGCGACGCCGACTCCACGCCAAACCAGATGGTCCGGCAGCCCGCTTTGCTCATCAGCCCCAAAAGCTCATCGGTCACCAGGTCCACTCGGGTGTCACAGACCCATTCCAGATTCAGCTTTTTCTCTATCATGAGGTTGCAGAGCTCAACGGTTTTCTCCTTGCGGAGCGTAAAGTTGTCGTTGATGAAGTAGATGCCCCGTGTGCCATATCGGCTTTTCAAATCCTCGATTTCGCCGATTACCCGCTTTGGGCTGAAGCCGCGCCAGGTGTTACCCCAGAGCTTGCGGGTCTCGCAGAAGCCGCAGCTAAACACGCAGCCCCTGCTGATGCTCATGACGTCGGCGGGTTTGGCGTCTAGGAACTCGATGGTGCGGTCATATTGCTCCAGCGGCAAAAGGTGCCGTGCAGGATAGGGGATTT from Candidatus Bathyarchaeota archaeon encodes:
- a CDS encoding B12-binding domain-containing radical SAM protein, which gives rise to MPPKTHPPNSAAKPTVLLMTTAPAENAAWILGKRLPPIGLMYVAAALEKAGYNVHMLDNYLLKKPVEEVKQLISKLQPQIVGITCGSATYPRCVETSRAIKEVNPDIKIVVGGWHASYKPDSLLAHPEIDYVVMGEGERAITQLADAIAGGNTAQIASIPGVGMRGKDGNIKNPPVYIQDMDEIPYPARHLLPLEQYDRTIEFLDAKPADVMSISRGCVFSCGFCETRKLWGNTWRGFSPKRVIGEIEDLKSRYGTRGIYFINDNFTLRKEKTVELCNLMIEKKLNLEWVCDTRVDLVTDELLGLMSKAGCRTIWFGVESASPRILKRIGRNTTPEQVQTAFKLAKKHGIKTACSFMLGLPDETLADMEASLKFAKKLDPDWCQFNTFIAYPDSKLYNELLESGKYTKLDEYLLSVKSDEYTYEDLQAIQRRFFKEFHMTPRQIYKRAKREGFLNFAKTRIFHGTRKASGTA
- a CDS encoding aldo/keto reductase translates to MDKRRLGRTNLAVSQVGFGGTWIAEVPVEQAVAVVRRAFELGINYFDTARWDGDSEEKIGAALENVRGRCVIATKTGSRTKRESMDDFKVSLKNLRTDHLDILQLHGIDDQKTLRKAMGEDGSLQTCKEARREGLVDFVGITGHKPAVLAEAVASGEFDTVLVPLNVVTRQALEVLLPVAKAHDVGVVAMKPLSAKTSNLITCLYQPSLSLVSQEPELKALLGESAEAQVESLLRFALSQDIASVIPGLRSVGEVEVAAQAGANYHGLTAEEQRRFGADLTGDWCRDCAACLPCPRNINIPAALRFQDFAEIYGLKQWAQRLYGGLEVKADVCIDCGECERKCSYKLPIQKRLKKFKES